In Mytilus edulis chromosome 13, xbMytEdul2.2, whole genome shotgun sequence, a single window of DNA contains:
- the LOC139500454 gene encoding uncharacterized protein gives MTDLEGNFHTTMLEAVNAIHFIEPMHLPKGKQYHIYMSYASSDSDFARQLENLLLEKGFKCCMNDRDFTPGKHMTETIRDCMRQSVQVVVLLSKNYINSYYLQLEHLSNWITYSNISDLQNYSLDFNLHEIERFKQLVEKGSEQRHYVRIVVVGEQGAGKSCLVHRLIDKDIKDVVSTDCLDIQINVCGIDLDTAEWCFINEDHFSGTTRLGQKLKNVKHNTDSTEVFYNRKEASNTDTQPFCKQTRADTSANEKSSVEAISKTGNDFYWTESLSQVNAVKPFNRRLACVSFWDFAGHTEYYPTHQLFLSRTCIVLLVTDITRKIGDLSRKSLSGHFMDVSEQPMENVAGYIDYWSSCIHTFGYTCPSGSELNPPIIVVTTHTDEIQVRIFSPKETETKFY, from the exons ATGACTGATTTAGAAGGAAATTTCCATACTACAATGCTAGAAGCAGTGAATGCTATCCACTTTATAGAACCAATGCATTTACCTAAAGGAAAACAATACCATATCTATATGTCTTATGCCTCATCGGATTCTGATTTTGCACGGCAGCTAGAAAACCTGCTACTGGAAAAAGGTTTTAAATGTTGTATGAACGACAGAGATTTCACTCCTGGTAAACACATGACAGAAACTATTCGAGACTGTATGAGACAATCGGTTCAAGTCGTGGTTTTGTTATCCAAAAATTACATCAATAGTTATTACTTGCAATTAGA ACATTTGTCAAATTGGATAACTTATTCAAACATTTCAGACTTACAGAATTACAGCCTTGATTTTAATTTACACGAGATCGAACGCTTCAAACAATTAGTTGAAAAAGGAAGTGAGCAAAGACATTATGTTCGAATTGTTGTTGTTGGAGAACAGGGGGCTGGAAAAAGTTGTTTGGTCCATAGGCTGATAGATAAAGACATAAAAGATGTTGTATCAACGGATTGCTTGGATATACAGATTAATGTTTGTGGAATTGATTTGGATACAGCAGAATGGTGTTTCATCAATG AAGATCATTTCAGTGGAACAACACGTCTTGGACAAAAGCTTAAGAATGTTAAGCATAACACTGATTCTACGGAAGTATTTTACAATAGAAAAGAAGCATCAAATACAGATACTCAACCTTTCTGCAAACAAACAAGGGCAGATACATCAGCCAACGAGAAATCTTCTGTAGAAGCGATATCAAAAACTGGAAATGATTTTTATTGGACAGAGAGTCTTTCTCAGGTTAATGCTGTCAAGCCTTTCAACAGACGTCTAGCTTGCGTTTCCTTTTGGGATTTCGCAGGACATACTGAGTATTATCCAACACATCAACTTTTTCTGTCACGTACATGCATTGTTTTGCTTGTAACAGATATTACAAGGAAAATAGGTGACTTATCAAGAAAGAGTTTGAGTGGGCACTTTATGGATGTATCGGAACAGCCAATGGAAAATGTTGCAG GATATATCGACTACTGGAGCAGTTGCATTCATACATTTGGCTATACATGTCCCTCTGGCAGTGAGCTTAACCCTCCGATTATAGTTGTTACTACACACACTGATGAAATACAAGTTCGTATATTTAGTCCAAAGGAAACAGAAACTAAATTTTATTAA